Part of the Corticium candelabrum chromosome 15, ooCorCand1.1, whole genome shotgun sequence genome, TACACAGAAGTCACAAATATTTTCAATCAAACATGACAATCATTCCTGGCTTATCACCGTTTATCTTCGTTAAACCACCCGAGATTATCAGCAATCAGATGCATGTTCTCACATCCGGGACATCTAATTACAACGACGCCTTCAGCATACGCAACCTTTGACATAGTATGGCTTGATCGAGTCTTGCACACTTTGCATGTAAAGACGATACGCATTCGAGCTTCCACGGCTCCCAACTGCACTCTATCTCTCTGAGcatctgcgcatgcgcactcCATCTTGCATGTCTCTTTTCCACTACCCCCTGAAGTTGAATAATTCGTAAACGCTTTCGATGCACTCTTCAATATTCGTCGGTGAGAATAGACATACGGTGAAAGCGGCAGTCTCCGTCCTGCAGGAATTGCCAATTGGTAGAAGAAGCGCGATTGCAAGACCAGAGTCCGCCCGCATCTTAAATATCTCATCAACGGGCTGCTCATCACGCTCCCGAATGATTACAAAATGACTGAGTGACCACCTTTTGCAACCATTTTGTAAAAGATGACGTCAACACCACAGACCGGATAActactgcgcatgctcactagtAGATTTACGAAGTCGAAAGCATTCACACACCACTTTCGCGGTGCAGTATGGCGGAGTCAGACTGGGATACGGTCACATTTTTGAGGAAGAAGCCTATGAATGCAGCAGCAGCTCGTTCTACGAAGGTAGAATGATTGCTTTGCCCGAAGGGTCCCGAATCTGACACGAGCATGCAATATCGACGCTTGTGGGTGTATTACAGGCCGTTACCTCAGCACAGAGGAAAGGTGAAGGTGTCGATACGACAAAGAAATGTGAGCGTTATTATTTTGTTTCAcgtttatttgtatttgcaCTACAGTGTTGTTTGAGAGCATTCGTATTCAGTTGTCACAATGCCAGGCGTGAATTTGTTGGATTCGTGGTGCTCGCTTAGTGGCACTTGGTTGTGAGACGTTGTATGGACTAACACTAGGGATTTCCAGTTGTTGTAGATACTGACGTACGAAACGATCAGAAGGGAATCAGATGAGGGTTAGGTATGAATGAGAGATTCAGTCAGAGACAGAATCTGAGATTGACGAGGCTTGTGAAAGTGTCAAGATTAGTGGCTTTATTAAAAAGTGTAGCGTTGAACGTAAATTTTGAGCATTAAACGGTATGTTCTATATGATGCTCAAATAGACGCGAGGTGaagttctattccagcatGTCACTGTGAGACATATGATAGTGAGCATCTACCAATAGAAATTCAGCTAGGTCATCACGTGATGAATACAATGATGTAACACGCGTGAATAGAGTACATGTACTTCTATTATTTGGTTGTGGTGCGTCAACCCACTTGCATACCCATGTAGGGAAAGTGGTATTATTGAGCTTGTTCACACTGCTGGCTAGACTGTGGTTAGGTTACAAGTTAACCATATTGGTTTCACACTTCCACCAAAGTGATCATAGGCACTAGAAGCATTTAACCCAGATAATGGCTAGAAGCTATCACAGGGGAGATTTTGTATCACAGGCAGATTCCCTATCACAGGGGAGATCCCTATCACAGGGGAGATTCCCTATCACAGGGGAGATTCCCTATCACAGGGGAGATTCCCTATCACAGGGGAGATTTTTTTGAGATTCCTGTGGTTAAAAGTCAGGAACCGCTGGGAGCTGTAGGGGTGTAGTAGCATGACCTCTAAAAACAGGGGGATTTCACGATACT contains:
- the LOC134190630 gene encoding DNL-type zinc finger protein-like: MSSPLMRYLRCGRTLVLQSRFFYQLAIPAGRRLPLSPYVYSHRRILKSASKAFTNYSTSGGSGKETCKMECACADAQRDRVQLGAVEARMRIVFTCKVCKTRSSHTMSKVAYAEGVVVIRCPGCENMHLIADNLGWFNEDKRNIEDILAARGEIVHRTVDGNFEVTSNYSTDK